One window of the Syngnathoides biaculeatus isolate LvHL_M chromosome 11, ASM1980259v1, whole genome shotgun sequence genome contains the following:
- the gja2 gene encoding gap junction protein, alpha 2, whose protein sequence is MGDWNLLGKLLENAQEHSTVVGKVWLTVLFIFRILILSAATEKVWGDEQSGFTCDTKQPGCENVCYDITFPISHVRFWVLQIIFVSTPTLIYLGHILHLVRMEEKQKEKEKTQAHPPDKLGLVVDGHKHKKALMRDEKGHVRLQGELLRTYVFNVIFKTLFEVGFIVAQYLLYGFELKPMYTCDRPPCPNAVNCYISRPTEKTIFIIFMLGVASVSLFLNLIEIYHLGFTKCRQGITFRRRNRSPETLSKGHSDTEVPFGPAYEDYFQEHRPPSYNLSPLSEGASSSFHPCNSKAAYKQNKNNLAVERSSGKPEECDLKGKKREGSAPGSPTHSRQGRSAKHGNNKTRIDDLKI, encoded by the coding sequence ATGGGGGACTGGAACCTTCTCGGAAAGCTCTTGGAAAATGCCCAGGAGCACTCCACCGTGGTGGGCAAGGTGTGGCTCACGGTACTGTTCATTTTCCGCATTCTGATCCTGAGCGCCGCCACAGAGAAGGTGTGGGGCGACGAGCAGTCGGGCTTCACCTGCGATACCAAGCAGCCCGGTTGCGAGAACGTCTGCTATGACATCACTTTCCCCATCTCCCACGTTCGTTTCTGGGTGCTGCAGATCATCTTTGTGTCCACACCTACGCTGATCTACCTGGGCCACATCCTGCATCTGGTGCGTATGGAGGAGAAGCAAAAGGAGAAAGAGAAGACTCAAGCACATCCCCCCGACAAGCTGGGCCTCGTTGTGGATGGCCACAAGCACAAAAAGGCCCTAATGAGAGACGAGAAAGGACATGTGCGCCTGCAGGGGGAGCTCTTGCGCACCTATGtctttaatgtcatttttaagaCCCTCTTTGAGGTGGGCTTCATTGTGGCCCAGTACCTGTTGTACGGATTTGAGCTGAAACCCATGTACACCTGCGACAGGCCGCCTTGTCCCAATGCGGTCAACTGCTACATCTCCCGTCCCACTGAGAAAACCATCTTTATCATATTCATGCTGGGTGTGGCCAGCGTTTCCCTCTTCCTCAACCTGATTGAGATCTATCACCTGGGTTTCACCAAGTGCCGCCAGGGGATTACCTTCAGGAGAAGGAACCGGTCACCTGAGACCCTGTCCAAGGGACACAGTGACACCGAAGTACCGTTCGGGCCTGCGTATGAAGACTACTTCCAAGAGCATCGTCCCCCCAGCTACAACCTCTCACCACTGTCCGAGGGCGCCAGCTCCTCCTTTCACCCTTGTAACAGCAAAGCGGCCTACAAACAGAACAAGAACAACTTGGCGGTGGAAAGGAGCAGTGGCAAGCCAGAGGAATGTGACCTGAAAGGGAAAAAGCGTGAGGGATCTGCCCCGGGGTCACCCACGCACAGCAGGCAAGGCCGCAGTGCCAAGCACGGCAACAACAAGACTAGAATAGATGATCTGAAGATATGA